CGTGTCGCCCAGGTCGGTGGCATAGACCAGCCGCTGGCCGGGGCGCATGTCCAGCAGCTCCGCCGCCAGGGTCGCGGCGGGTCGCGCCGCCTCGCCGGGCGGCTGGATCGGGGCGTCGCCCTGGCCGGCCAGCATCCGCCGCTTGAGCTCGCCGAGCCAGGGGCCGGGCGGCCAGCCTCGCGCCGCCAGCCGCGCCTTGCGCACCCTGGCCCGGGTTTGGGACTCGAAGGCGAAGGCCAGCACCGGCGTGCCGTGGTCGAGGCGCGTCGCCCGCACGCCAAAGCCGGGCTCCTCGAGGAGCAGGCCCCCTTCGGCGGGCCGTGACGGCAGCGTCTCGGGTTCGCGACCGGCCACCAGGGCGTAGCGCCGCAGCCGTTCGCCGTGCAGCTCCGCCACCTCGAAGCGCGGGGCCTTGTCGCCCACCCGATCCCACAGCACGCCGCTCATCAGGCCCTGCACGTGCCCGGCGAGCCCCGGCGGGCCATACAGCCGGCACGCCGGGTAGTCGCCGATGCGCGAGCGCAGCAGCCACGGGAAGCCGCCGATATGGTCGAAGTGGGCGTGACTGATGAAGACGTCGCTGACCTGGTGAGCGAGCCGCGCCGGCAGGCGCCCGGCGTCGCCGAGGTCGAACAGCAGGCTGCGTCGCTGGTGGCGCAGCCGCAGGTGCAGCAGGGGGTCGCCGAAGACGCCGTTGACCAGGGTGGCCACGGCCCGCTCGAGGCGCACCACCGGCCGCGGGCCGCCGTCGGCCGTGGCCGGCGGCAGGCGGCGGGTCAGCTCCGGGAGGGCCACGGCCGGGCGAGCTTGCCGATGGCGGGGGGCGGTCGCCAGCGTGCCGTCACGCTCCCGGTGGGCGTCGCGGATCACCACCGCGGCCACGCTGGCCGAGGGGGGCGCGGCGCGTACCCGCAGGCGATCCGCCGTCAGCTCGAGTACCTCGCCCAGGGCCAGGGTCTCGCCCCGGGCGTCGAGCAGGCCGATCTGACGGCCCCGCCAGGCGCCGGGGGCCGCGCGCGGCGGCGGGGTGCCGAGCACCGCCAGGCCGTCCAGCCTCAGGGTCAGCTCACCGGCGCCGTCCAGCCAGGCCTGCCAGGCCGCGGTGCGGCGCTGCCGGCGCGCCAGCTTCCCCGGGTGGCGGGCCTCGGCGGCGGGGATGAGGCGACGGCTGGGCAGCCCCAAAGCGCGGCATTCGTCCGCGAGGGGGGCGGCGGCACCCTCCGGCACCAGCAGGGCCAGCGCCCGGGCATCACCGACCCCGGCCAGGGCCGGCAGCAACTCGGCGGCCCCGGCGCCGCGCACCACGCCGGGGGCATCGATCAGCAGCGGGCCGGGCGGGCAGTGGGCGGCCAGCCGGCGCAGGGCGTCCACCAGCGGCAGGCGAAAGCGGGCGGCGTCGAGGCTGCACAGCGCGGCCAGCCGTTCCGGGTGCCAGCCCGCGCCTCGCCACACCCCGAGCGCCACGGCCCCCGGCGGGCCGAACCCGGGCAGGCCGGGGTCGACGCTCAGGCAGCGGCAGACCACGCCCCGGCGGGCCAGGGTGGCGGCCGCCGCGGCGGCCAGGGTGGTCTTGCCGGTGCCCGGCGCGCCGGCCAGCAGCACCCGCTGGTGGCGGCGCAGCAGCGCCAGCAGCGGGTGGTCGGCGGACAGCGGGGTCGGCTCCGGCATGGCGCGGGCTCTCCTGGGCGGATAGCTCCAGTGTGGGCGATATCGCGTCCCGACCCCAAGGCGGCGGGCCCCGAGCGGGGCGGCCTCTGGTATACTCCGGGCACTTCATGCCATCGAACCTCAGGAGCCCGCATGACCCGTATCGCCATCGTCGGTGTCGCCGGCCGCATGGGCCGCACCCTGGTCAACGCCGTGCAGCAGGATGCCGAGGCCATCCTGGCCGGCGGCATCGTCGAACCGGGCAGCTCGCTCGCCGGTGCCGATATCGGCGAGCTGGCCGGCATCGGCAAGCTGGGCGTGGCCGCCGCCGACTCCCTGGAGGCCATCGTCGACGACTTCGACGTGCTGATCGACTTCACCGCCCCGCAGGTGACCCTGGCCAACCTGGCCTTCTGCGCTGCCCACGGCAAGCGCATCGTCATCGGCACCACCGGGCTCTCCGACGACGAGCTGGCCGAGCTGGACGGCTATGGTGAGCGCCTGGCCATGGTCTTCGCCCCGAACATGAGCGTCGGCGTGAACCTGACCCTCAAGCTGCTCGAGACGGCCGCCAGGGCGCTCGGCGACGAGGGCTACGACATCGAGGTGATCGAGTCCCACCATCGCCACAAGGTCGATGCGCCCTCCGGCACGGCGTTGAAGATGGGCGAGGTGGTCGCCGAGTCCCTGGGCCGCAGCCTCAAGGAGCATGGCGTCTTCGAGCGGGTCGGCCAGTGCGGGCCGCGCACCGACCGGGAGATCGGCTTTGCGACCGTCAGGGCGGGCGATATCGTCGGCGAGCATACGGTGATGTTCGCCACCGAGGGCGAGCGCATCGAGATCACCCACAAGGCCTCCAGCCGCATGACCTTCGCCAAGGGGGCGGTACGCGCGGCGCGCTGGGTGGCGGACCGGGACAACGGCCGCTACGCCATGCAGGATGTGCTGGGGCTTTGATCCCGAGGCGAGCAGAGCGCACATCATGAGGGGCGCCGGGGACAGGCCGAAGGGGAGGTCCTATGCCAGGAATGGCATCGGTAGCGCCCAGGGAGGGGTTCACAGCGCCTCCCTGTAGGCCTGTCGACGGAACAGCCCCGAACGATAGCTCTGCCTTCTTACCTCTCTGGGGGTAGCCGTCGGGCGCCATTTCCTGTAATATCCCCAAAATTTTGGCCGGGCGCATGGGCGAGAGCCCCCTTCGCTGCGCTTGTTGCTTCGGCCCCGCATTCCGAGCGAATGACAACAAGCGGGATGAAACCGGTCTGCATCGGGTTTCGTCCCGCTTTTTTGCGGCCCGGCCCCGGAGTATTCCTTGACGAGCTGTCTCTTAAAACTTGGGAGGACGTTGCATTGAACAGACCCGCGATACTGGCCTTGGAAGATGGCAGTGTGTTTCATGGCACCGCCATCGGCGCCGATGGGCAAACCAGCGGTGAGGTGGTGTTCAATACGGCCATGACGGGCTATCAGGAAATCCTTACCGACCCCTCCTATACCCGCCAGATCGTCACCCTGACCTATCCGCACATCGGCAACACCGGCATCAATGCCGAGGACGTGGAGTCCGGCGCCATCGCCGCCGCCGGCCTGGTGATCCGCGACCTGCCGCTGCTGGCCAGCAGCTTCCGCTCCGAGCAGACGCTCTCCGACTACCTGGCCGGCCAGAACGTGCTGGGCATCGCCGACATCGATACCCGCCGCCTGACCCGCATCCTGCGCGACAAGGGCGCCCAGAACGGCGCCATCCTCGCCGGTGCCGACGCCGAGGGCGAGGACGCCGTGGCACGGGCCCTCGAGGCGGCGCGGGCCTTCCCGGGGCTCAAGGGCATGGACCTGGCCAAGGTCGTCTCCTGCCAGTCGCCCTACGCGTGGACCGAGGGCGAGTGGACCCTGGGCCAGGGCTATGCCGACACCGCCGAGGCCGAGCGTCCCTACCACGTGGTCGCCTACGACTACGGGGTGAAGCGCAATATCCTGCGCATGCTGGCCTCCCGCGGCTGCCGCCTGACCGTGGTGCCGGCCCAGACCCCGGCCAGCGAGGTCATGGCGCTGAACCCGGACGGCATCTTCCTCTCCAACGGCCCCGGCGACCCGGAGCCCTGCGAGTACGCCATCGCCGCCATCCGCGAGCTGCTCGAGACCGGGGTGCCGATCTTCGGCATCTGCCTGGGTCACCAGCTGCTGGCGCTGGCCAGCGGGGCGAACTCGGTGAAGATGAAGTTCGGCCACCACGGCGCCAACCACCCGGTGCAGGACCTCGACAGCGGCCAGGTGATGATCACCAGCCAGAACCACGGTTTCACGGCCGAGGAGTCGACGCTGCCCGAGACCCTGCGGGCCACCCACCGCTCGCTGTTCGACGGCACCCTGCAGGGCATCGAGCGCACCGACCGGCCGGCCTTCAGCTTCCAGGGCCACCCGGAGGCGAGCCCCGGCCCGCGGGATGTCGCGCCGCTGTTCGACCGCTTTATCTCCATGATGAAGGAACGCCGCTAAGCGTTGATCCTCAGTCACCATCGAGTCCGTCTTTACACCGATTAGCCGCGGGAACCGTCATGCCCAAACGTACCGACATCCAGAGCATCCTGATCATCGGCGCCGGCCCCATCGTCATCGGCCAGGCCTGCGAGTTCGACTACTCCGGCGCCCAGGCCTGCAAGGCCCTGCGCGAGGAGGGCTACCGGGTCATCCTGGTCAACTCCAACCCGGCCACCATCATGACCGACCCGGTGATGGCCGATGCCACCTACATCGAGCCGATCACCTGGCAGGCGGTGGAGAAGATCATCGAGGCCGAGAAGCCCGATGCCGTGCTGCCCACCATGGGCGGCCAGACCGCGCTCAACTGCGCCCTGGACCTGGACAAGCACGGCGTGCTCGAAAAGCACGGCGTGGAGATGATCGGCGCCAACGCCGACGCCATCAACAAGGCCGAGGACCGCGACCTGTTCGACCAGGCCATGAAGCGCATCGGCCTGGAGTGCCCCAAGGCCAAGGTGGCCCACACCATGGACGAGGCCTGGGCGATCCAGGGCGAGCTCGGCTTCCCGGTGATCATCCGCCCCTCCTACACCATGGGCGGTTCCGGCGGCGGCGTGGCCTACAACAAGGAGGAGTTCGAGGAGATCTGCAACCGCGGCTTCGAACTCTCCAACAACCACGAGCTGCTGATCGACGAGTCGCTGCTGGGCTGGAAGGAGTACGAGATGGAGGTCGTTCGCGACAAGAACGACAACTGCATCATCGTCTGCGCGATCGAGAACTTCGACCCCATGGGCGTGCACACCGGCGACTCCCTCACCGTGGCGCCGGCCCAGACGCTGACCGACAAGGAATACCAGATCATGCGCGACGCCTCCCTGGCGGTGTTGCGCGAGATCGGCGTCGAGACCGGCGGCTCCAATGTCCAGTTCGGCATGGACCCGGATACCGGGCGCATGGTGGTCATCGAGATGAACCCGCGGGTGTCGCGCAGCTCGGCGCTGGCCTCCAAGGCCACCGGCTTCCCGATCGCCAAGATCGCCGCCAAGCTGGCCGTCGGCTACACCCTGGACGAGCTGCAGAACGACATCACCGGCGGTCGCACCCCGGCCTCCTTCGAGCCGTCCATCGACTACGTGGTCACCAAGATCCCGCGCTTCACCTTCGAGAAGTTCCCCCAGGCCAACGACCGTCTGACCACCCAGATGAAGTCGGTGGGCGAGGTGATGGCCATCGGTCGCACCTTCCAGGAGTCGCTGCAGAAGGCACTGCGCGGCATGGAGACCGGCAACGACGGCCTCGACCCCAAGGTCACCCGCTTCACCGACGAGACCCTGGCCCACATCAAGGGCGAACTGCAGGCCGCCGGCGCCGAGCGCATCTTCTATGTCGCCGACGCCATGCGTGCCGGCATGAGCCGCGACGAGATCTTCCGCCTGACCAGGATCGACCCCTGGTTCCTGGTCCAGCTCGAGGACCTGGTGCACAGCGAGGCCGAGGTCGCCAGGCGCTCGCTCTCCGAGCTGGACGCCCGCGAGCTGCTGCGCCTCAAGCGCAAGGGCTTCAGCGACGCCCGCCTGGCGACGCTGCTCGGCGTCGCCGAGAAGGAGTTCCGCAAGACCCGCCAGAAGGCCGGCATCCGTCCCGTCTACAAGCGGGTGGACACCTGTGCCGCGGAGTTCGCCTCCGATACCGCCTACATGTATTCCACCTACGAGGAGGAATGCGAGGCCGAGGTCTCCGACCGCCAGAAGATCATGGTGCTGGGTGGCGGCCCGAACCGTATCGGCCAGGGCATCGAGTTCGACTACTGCTGCGTCCACGCCGCGCTCGCCATGCGCGACGACGGCTTTGAAACCATCATGGTCAACTGCAACCCGGAGACCGTCTCCACCGACTATGACACCTCGGACCGCCTCTACTTCGAGCCGGTGACCCTCGAGGACGTGCTGGAGATCGCCGACAAGGAACGGCCCGCCGGGGTGATCGTGCAGTTCGGCGGCCAGACCCCGCTCAAGCTGGCCCGCGAGCTGGAGGCCGCCGGCGTGCCGATCATCGGCACCACCCCGGACGCCATCGACCGCGCCGAGGACCGCGAGCGCTTCCAGCAGATGATCGACAAGCTGGGCCTCAAGCAGCCGCCCAATGCCACCGCGCGCAGCTTCGACGAGGCCTTCGCCAAGGCCGAGGCGATCGGCTACCCGCTGGTGGTGCGGCCCTCCTACGTGCTCGGCGGCCGGGCCATGGAAATCGTCTATGACGCCTCCGAGCTCGAGAACTACATGACCCACGCGGTCAAGGTCTCCAACGACTCGCCGGTGCTGCTCGATCACTTCCTCAACGCGGCCATCGAGATCGATATCGATGCCGTCTCCGACGGGGCGCAGGTGGTGATCGGCGGCATCATGCAGCATATCGAGCAGGCCGGCGTGCACTCCGGCGATTCCGCCTGTGCGCTGCCGCCCTACTCGCTGCCCGCGGACGTGCAGGACGAGATGCGCGAGCAGGTCAAGCGCATGGCCGTGGAACTCGGCGTCAAGGGGCTGATGAACGTGCAGTTGGCCTGGCAGGATGGCGAGATCTACGTCATCGAGGTCAACCCGCGGGCCTCGCGCACCGTGCCCTTCGTCTCCAAGTGCATCGGCACCTCCCTGGCCCAGATCGCCGCGCGCTGCATGGCCGGCACCACCCTGGCCGACCAGGGCTTCGAGAGCGAGCGGGTGCCGCACTTCTACAGCGTCAAGGAAGCGGTCTTCCCGTTCGCCAAGTTCCCGGGCGTCGACCCCATCCTGTCGCCGGAGATGAAGTCCACCGGTGAGGTCATGGGCTCCGGCGACACCTTCGCCGAGGCCTTCTACAAGGCCCAGCTGGGCGCCGGCGAGGCGATCCCGGCGCTGGACGGCGAGCGCAAGGCCTTCCTCTCGGTGCGCGATCCGGACAAGGCGGGTGTTATCGAGGTGGCCCGTTCTCTGTTAAAATTGGGGTTCACCCTATGCGCGACCCGTGGCACGGCATCGGCCCTCGAGGCGGCCGACCTGCCGGTGGAGATCGTCAACAAGGTATATGAGGGTCGTCCGCATATCGTCGATCTGCTCAAGAACGACGAGGTCGCCTATATCGTCAATACCACCGAGGGCCGCCAGGCCATCAATGATTCCTCGGTGATCCGCCGCACCGCACTCGCCCGCAAGGTTCCCTATGCCACCACCCTGGCCGGGGCCAATGCCGTTTGTCTGGCACTCGAATACGGCAACGCCATCACCGTGCGGCGGTTACAGGAACTGCATGCAGGAGTCAGTCAATGAACAAGGTCCCGATGACCGTCGTCGGTGAGCAGCGTCTTCGCAAGGAGCTCGAGGAGCTCAAGAGCGAGGCGCGCCCCAACGTGATCGCCGCGATCGCCGAGGCCCGCGAGCATGGCGACCTCAAGGAGAACGCCGAGTACCATGCGGCCCGCGAGCAGCAGGGCTTCATCGAGGGGCGCATCCAGGAGATCGAGGGCAAGCTCTCCAATGCGCAGGTCATCGACGTGACCAAGCTGCCCAAGACCGGCAAGGTGATCTTCGGCGTGACCGTGGAGCTGATCAACCTGGAGACCGACGATGAGGTGACCTACCGCATCGTCGGTGAGGACGAGGCCGACATCAAGGCCGGTCGGATCTCCGTCACCTCGCCCATCGCCCGCGCCCTGATCGGCAAGGAAGAGGGCGACGTGGCGCTGGTGCGCACCCCGGGTGGCGACGTCGAGTACGAGATCGGAAGCGTCGAACACCTGTGACCCCAGCTCGAAGCCTTAGCTGGAAGCGTGAAGAAAAACACCCCCCGCAGCGACGCTGCGGGGGGTGTTTCGATGTGCGCCAGGCATGGCGCGCAGCGCCTGACTGGCGCTGTTCCCGAGGGTGGTGCCTCGGGATGACTTGGGGGTGAAAGTCCCCTGCACGCCCGGCAAGGGGAAGTGCTAGCCGACGGCAAGGGTGTCTCCCGCGAGGGGGAATCTGAAGGCAGCTCGAGGCAAAACGCTGGCCTGACGAACAGGAAGCGGATATGAGGCGTCATGGCGGGGTGAGATGGCATCAATCATCAAAGCCCAGTACTTGCACGGAACGCCATGACGTAAATCCGACAGGCATAAGCGGGAAGGTCGCGCGTCTTACCCTGGGAGGTCTGGTGGTCTGCCACGGTGCTACCGGCGTCGAGAGGCGGCGGGATGGGCCACCAGACGTCAGCAGAGGCCATAGTAAGTGCCGGTTCACCGCGGCACCAAGGGCCGAACATGAAGAACCGCGAGTAGGCGATGACGTCTCGAGGATCGATCATGAAGACAGAAAGCGGCGCTGATACCGCCACCCACCCAGAGGGGCAGGGGCAGCACCCCGAGTCTCGGCCGGTGGGCGTCGAGACGGTCCCGGCGTCGTCATCGTGGACGAAAGCGGAGCCCGCCCCGCTCATGGAGGCCGTGGTAGAGAAGGCTAACATGGCGCGGGCTTACCGGAGGGTGGTCGCCAACAAAGGCGCGCCGGGTGCCGATGGCA
The Halomonas sp. M4R1S46 DNA segment above includes these coding regions:
- a CDS encoding MBL fold metallo-hydrolase; translated protein: MPEPTPLSADHPLLALLRRHQRVLLAGAPGTGKTTLAAAAAATLARRGVVCRCLSVDPGLPGFGPPGAVALGVWRGAGWHPERLAALCSLDAARFRLPLVDALRRLAAHCPPGPLLIDAPGVVRGAGAAELLPALAGVGDARALALLVPEGAAAPLADECRALGLPSRRLIPAAEARHPGKLARRQRRTAAWQAWLDGAGELTLRLDGLAVLGTPPPRAAPGAWRGRQIGLLDARGETLALGEVLELTADRLRVRAAPPSASVAAVVIRDAHRERDGTLATAPRHRQARPAVALPELTRRLPPATADGGPRPVVRLERAVATLVNGVFGDPLLHLRLRHQRRSLLFDLGDAGRLPARLAHQVSDVFISHAHFDHIGGFPWLLRSRIGDYPACRLYGPPGLAGHVQGLMSGVLWDRVGDKAPRFEVAELHGERLRRYALVAGREPETLPSRPAEGGLLLEEPGFGVRATRLDHGTPVLAFAFESQTRARVRKARLAARGWPPGPWLGELKRRMLAGQGDAPIQPPGEAARPAATLAAELLDMRPGQRLVYATDLGDTPANRRRLQALAKDADILVCEAPFLEAEADQARRTGHLTARACGEIATAAGVACLVPFHFSRRHAGDPRPLYDEIRSRYPGLAVPADE
- the dapB gene encoding 4-hydroxy-tetrahydrodipicolinate reductase — its product is MTRIAIVGVAGRMGRTLVNAVQQDAEAILAGGIVEPGSSLAGADIGELAGIGKLGVAAADSLEAIVDDFDVLIDFTAPQVTLANLAFCAAHGKRIVIGTTGLSDDELAELDGYGERLAMVFAPNMSVGVNLTLKLLETAARALGDEGYDIEVIESHHRHKVDAPSGTALKMGEVVAESLGRSLKEHGVFERVGQCGPRTDREIGFATVRAGDIVGEHTVMFATEGERIEITHKASSRMTFAKGAVRAARWVADRDNGRYAMQDVLGL
- the carA gene encoding glutamine-hydrolyzing carbamoyl-phosphate synthase small subunit; translation: MNRPAILALEDGSVFHGTAIGADGQTSGEVVFNTAMTGYQEILTDPSYTRQIVTLTYPHIGNTGINAEDVESGAIAAAGLVIRDLPLLASSFRSEQTLSDYLAGQNVLGIADIDTRRLTRILRDKGAQNGAILAGADAEGEDAVARALEAARAFPGLKGMDLAKVVSCQSPYAWTEGEWTLGQGYADTAEAERPYHVVAYDYGVKRNILRMLASRGCRLTVVPAQTPASEVMALNPDGIFLSNGPGDPEPCEYAIAAIRELLETGVPIFGICLGHQLLALASGANSVKMKFGHHGANHPVQDLDSGQVMITSQNHGFTAEESTLPETLRATHRSLFDGTLQGIERTDRPAFSFQGHPEASPGPRDVAPLFDRFISMMKERR
- the carB gene encoding carbamoyl-phosphate synthase large subunit, which produces MPKRTDIQSILIIGAGPIVIGQACEFDYSGAQACKALREEGYRVILVNSNPATIMTDPVMADATYIEPITWQAVEKIIEAEKPDAVLPTMGGQTALNCALDLDKHGVLEKHGVEMIGANADAINKAEDRDLFDQAMKRIGLECPKAKVAHTMDEAWAIQGELGFPVIIRPSYTMGGSGGGVAYNKEEFEEICNRGFELSNNHELLIDESLLGWKEYEMEVVRDKNDNCIIVCAIENFDPMGVHTGDSLTVAPAQTLTDKEYQIMRDASLAVLREIGVETGGSNVQFGMDPDTGRMVVIEMNPRVSRSSALASKATGFPIAKIAAKLAVGYTLDELQNDITGGRTPASFEPSIDYVVTKIPRFTFEKFPQANDRLTTQMKSVGEVMAIGRTFQESLQKALRGMETGNDGLDPKVTRFTDETLAHIKGELQAAGAERIFYVADAMRAGMSRDEIFRLTRIDPWFLVQLEDLVHSEAEVARRSLSELDARELLRLKRKGFSDARLATLLGVAEKEFRKTRQKAGIRPVYKRVDTCAAEFASDTAYMYSTYEEECEAEVSDRQKIMVLGGGPNRIGQGIEFDYCCVHAALAMRDDGFETIMVNCNPETVSTDYDTSDRLYFEPVTLEDVLEIADKERPAGVIVQFGGQTPLKLARELEAAGVPIIGTTPDAIDRAEDRERFQQMIDKLGLKQPPNATARSFDEAFAKAEAIGYPLVVRPSYVLGGRAMEIVYDASELENYMTHAVKVSNDSPVLLDHFLNAAIEIDIDAVSDGAQVVIGGIMQHIEQAGVHSGDSACALPPYSLPADVQDEMREQVKRMAVELGVKGLMNVQLAWQDGEIYVIEVNPRASRTVPFVSKCIGTSLAQIAARCMAGTTLADQGFESERVPHFYSVKEAVFPFAKFPGVDPILSPEMKSTGEVMGSGDTFAEAFYKAQLGAGEAIPALDGERKAFLSVRDPDKAGVIEVARSLLKLGFTLCATRGTASALEAADLPVEIVNKVYEGRPHIVDLLKNDEVAYIVNTTEGRQAINDSSVIRRTALARKVPYATTLAGANAVCLALEYGNAITVRRLQELHAGVSQ
- the greA gene encoding transcription elongation factor GreA produces the protein MNKVPMTVVGEQRLRKELEELKSEARPNVIAAIAEAREHGDLKENAEYHAAREQQGFIEGRIQEIEGKLSNAQVIDVTKLPKTGKVIFGVTVELINLETDDEVTYRIVGEDEADIKAGRISVTSPIARALIGKEEGDVALVRTPGGDVEYEIGSVEHL